In Candidatus Eremiobacterota bacterium, one genomic interval encodes:
- a CDS encoding C1 family peptidase — MKKFHSILLCLILLLAVFEAANAAPDAVTPVTPLSISPEGAITPELRVRMEGALPRDSRTKANINAVTVNSINTLVINRDMVTGHSNIYSQKIDTGRITNQKVSGRCWLFSSLNMLRQPMLKKYQVDTFEFSENYLTFWDKMEKANFFLEAIIATETRDLRDRMVQQLLREPFEDGGQWNYTVALVKKYGIVPKSAMDESYHSSNTGIMDRVVCSLLRKDASLLRKMHSEGKSGKEQRTCKEAMLIEVYRVLTYCLGTPPGNFEWRYEDKSKKASIPKTYTPQEYYQKELGAVLDDYVFLYSCPTWPFNRLYQIDLDRNMVEMQNMTFINIEMNELKDIARKSVEAGEPVWFGCDSSKDMDRDSGIMRHGFFDYGSLFGIDLSMSKEDRVSYHDSTPSHDMVLMGVDIVDGRVRKWLVENSWGKERGNDGYFSMYESWFDEYVYAMVVKKKHVSQATLNLLKTKPIVLPEDDPMRESIRIW, encoded by the coding sequence ATGAAGAAGTTTCACTCCATCTTGCTCTGCCTTATCCTTCTCCTGGCGGTCTTTGAGGCTGCCAATGCAGCCCCGGATGCTGTCACGCCCGTCACCCCTCTTTCAATCTCTCCCGAAGGAGCCATCACCCCTGAGCTCCGGGTACGCATGGAGGGCGCCCTTCCCCGGGACAGCCGCACAAAAGCCAATATCAATGCCGTGACGGTCAACAGCATAAACACCCTGGTTATCAACAGAGATATGGTCACAGGGCATTCCAACATCTATTCACAGAAGATAGATACCGGCAGGATTACCAATCAGAAGGTGAGCGGGCGGTGCTGGCTCTTTTCATCGCTGAACATGCTGCGCCAGCCGATGCTCAAAAAATACCAAGTCGATACCTTCGAGTTTTCCGAGAACTACCTCACCTTCTGGGATAAGATGGAAAAGGCCAATTTTTTCCTGGAAGCCATTATCGCCACAGAAACAAGGGATTTGCGGGACAGGATGGTTCAGCAGCTCCTGCGGGAGCCCTTTGAAGACGGTGGTCAGTGGAACTACACGGTAGCCCTCGTAAAAAAATATGGCATCGTCCCGAAGTCTGCCATGGATGAATCCTATCACAGCAGCAATACAGGGATTATGGACAGGGTAGTCTGCTCTCTTCTCAGGAAAGATGCATCCCTGCTGAGGAAAATGCATAGTGAGGGTAAAAGCGGGAAGGAGCAGAGAACGTGCAAGGAAGCGATGCTGATTGAGGTGTACCGCGTCCTGACCTACTGCCTCGGCACACCTCCCGGTAATTTCGAGTGGCGCTATGAAGACAAGAGTAAAAAGGCAAGCATTCCGAAGACCTACACTCCCCAGGAGTACTACCAGAAAGAGCTCGGCGCGGTCCTTGATGACTACGTATTCCTTTACAGCTGCCCCACCTGGCCCTTCAACAGGCTTTACCAGATCGACCTGGATCGCAACATGGTGGAAATGCAGAACATGACCTTCATCAACATTGAAATGAATGAACTCAAGGATATCGCCCGTAAATCGGTGGAGGCCGGTGAGCCGGTCTGGTTCGGATGCGACTCGAGCAAAGATATGGACCGGGATTCCGGCATCATGCGCCATGGCTTTTTCGATTATGGAAGCCTTTTTGGTATTGATCTCTCCATGTCAAAGGAAGACAGGGTCAGCTACCATGATTCCACGCCGAGCCATGACATGGTGCTGATGGGTGTTGACATCGTCGATGGCAGGGTCAGAAAGTGGCTTGTCGAGAACAGCTGGGGGAAGGAGCGCGGCAATGACGGCTATTTTTCCATGTATGAGAGCTGGTTTGACGAATATGTCTATGCCATGGTCGTTAAAAAAAAGCATGTCTCCCAGGCCACGCTCAATCTGCTGAAGACAAAGCCCATAGTACTGCCGGAAGATGATCCCATGAGGGAGAGCATAAGGATCTGGTAG
- a CDS encoding ankyrin repeat domain-containing protein, which produces MSCKKVLIADDETTVRRLLERLLDQWGYEVVSLANGDDAWEALNAEESPDLVILDWMMPGKKGVELCRLIRESSMADRKYIIIFTIKAEKEDITLAFEAGADDFISKPFDTLELRARIRAGERIISLQRALAEQIDELQKALKENRSLGDLLGLGKKRAQRLTSPSSEKDEEHSAASAAKKDIFKAVEKNDPELLERLMQQGIDCNVKDGNGSTPLHLAFSKRIAELLLSARIDIEARNNLGQTPLHCASFNNQKEVVEFLLAHEARVNIKDDDGLTPLHWASQEGYEDIAKLLVEKEANLKAKNDAGLTPLQLALLKGQAELAGLLVIKGSDIHEVTYEGLTPLHIAAGKDMPGVIRLLLLAGAGTDATDLDGRKPIHAVTSAKAAELLLSAGARLDEPYDTGRTLLHSATDDNNQEMIEFLIAKGVEVNVKDENGQTPLHLASTKGHSEAAGLLISKGARLDARDSAGITPLHCAAQQGHPGMIRLLISSGAPLDAADQKNRTPLDFAVIFNKKQIVELLTSMGAHSSREPKKTALPAGESKVSVEDLVNRAIALKSSERLDLGPGLEHKDGDEGKPSVQNVSEAEFRRFGRTGAIREALMRAPEVEIKVEDDDFPPKVRKGDTVIIKKLVYTLYKKGHLVLYESGKKAKYGKIQKTEVTHKGVSVTIMEPPPLDCEETVDAKKILGRVMSVKRYGKVSSL; this is translated from the coding sequence ATGTCTTGTAAAAAAGTGCTTATAGCCGATGACGAAACAACGGTCCGACGCTTGCTCGAAAGGTTGTTGGATCAATGGGGTTACGAGGTGGTAAGCCTTGCCAATGGAGATGATGCCTGGGAAGCTCTTAACGCCGAAGAATCACCGGATTTAGTGATACTGGACTGGATGATGCCCGGCAAAAAAGGGGTTGAGCTGTGCCGGCTTATCCGTGAATCATCGATGGCAGACCGGAAATATATCATCATTTTTACGATAAAAGCGGAAAAAGAGGATATTACCCTTGCCTTTGAAGCCGGAGCCGATGATTTTATTTCCAAGCCCTTCGACACGCTTGAGCTTCGGGCGAGAATCCGAGCGGGCGAAAGAATTATCTCCCTTCAGAGGGCCCTTGCAGAACAGATAGATGAGCTTCAGAAAGCTCTGAAGGAAAACAGGTCACTGGGAGATCTGCTCGGACTGGGGAAGAAGCGAGCCCAGAGGCTCACCTCCCCTTCATCGGAAAAAGACGAGGAGCATTCGGCCGCATCGGCAGCAAAGAAAGATATTTTCAAGGCGGTAGAAAAAAACGATCCTGAATTGCTGGAGAGGCTCATGCAACAAGGCATAGACTGCAATGTTAAGGATGGCAACGGTTCCACGCCGCTGCACCTTGCCTTCTCCAAGAGAATTGCAGAGCTCCTTCTCTCTGCACGGATTGATATTGAGGCAAGGAACAACCTCGGCCAGACGCCGCTCCACTGCGCGTCATTCAACAACCAAAAGGAAGTGGTCGAGTTTCTGCTTGCCCATGAAGCCAGGGTAAACATAAAGGATGACGATGGATTGACGCCGCTTCACTGGGCGAGCCAGGAGGGATACGAGGACATCGCAAAGCTTCTTGTGGAAAAAGAAGCGAACCTCAAGGCGAAAAATGATGCGGGGCTGACCCCTCTTCAGCTGGCCTTGCTGAAAGGACAGGCTGAGCTGGCAGGATTGCTCGTGATAAAGGGCTCCGATATCCATGAGGTGACGTACGAGGGGCTGACTCCCCTTCATATCGCGGCAGGCAAGGATATGCCGGGAGTCATAAGGCTTCTTTTACTGGCAGGTGCCGGAACAGACGCAACAGATCTTGATGGAAGAAAGCCGATTCACGCGGTCACCTCAGCGAAAGCGGCAGAACTCCTTCTTTCTGCGGGAGCACGACTTGATGAACCTTATGACACAGGAAGAACACTGCTCCACTCCGCTACCGACGACAATAATCAGGAAATGATAGAATTCCTCATCGCAAAAGGGGTTGAGGTGAACGTGAAGGATGAGAACGGTCAGACCCCCCTTCACCTCGCTTCCACGAAAGGTCATAGTGAGGCGGCCGGGCTCCTTATTTCAAAAGGCGCCAGGCTGGATGCCCGGGATTCTGCAGGAATAACCCCTCTTCATTGTGCTGCACAGCAGGGCCATCCCGGGATGATAAGACTTCTCATATCCTCCGGGGCTCCTCTCGATGCTGCTGATCAGAAGAATCGCACCCCTCTTGATTTTGCAGTGATATTCAACAAAAAACAGATCGTGGAACTGCTCACCTCTATGGGAGCCCACTCATCACGCGAACCGAAAAAAACTGCTTTGCCCGCCGGAGAATCCAAGGTCTCAGTCGAGGACCTTGTGAATCGTGCGATAGCATTGAAATCTTCAGAAAGGCTCGATTTAGGTCCGGGTTTGGAGCATAAGGATGGTGATGAAGGAAAGCCTTCGGTGCAAAATGTTTCCGAAGCTGAATTCAGGAGGTTCGGCAGGACGGGGGCCATCAGGGAAGCATTGATGAGAGCCCCGGAAGTTGAAATAAAGGTGGAAGATGATGATTTTCCCCCAAAAGTGCGCAAGGGAGACACGGTGATTATAAAAAAGCTTGTTTACACCCTCTACAAGAAAGGTCACCTGGTGCTCTATGAATCGGGGAAAAAGGCCAAATACGGGAAAATACAGAAAACAGAAGTGACCCATAAAGGGGTCTCCGTCACCATAATGGAGCCGCCGCCCCTTGACTGTGAAGAGACTGTGGACGCAAAAAAAATTCTGGGGCGGGTGATGAGCGTTAAGAGGTATGGCAAGGTCTCCAGCCTCTAG